The following are from one region of the Fusarium keratoplasticum isolate Fu6.1 chromosome 4, whole genome shotgun sequence genome:
- a CDS encoding Glyoxalase domain-containing protein — MVRFLSTLLIGAQLLAPALSHAVPHIQPRGANDNITYPYPELGTDEPADFATNGYFINHLCINVRNLTASVDFYSSVFGLRKLFTLHVSKHFSITYMGHPHGGKNGTGYQTALEMNREKNNAEGLIELVYVDVPVYNIDSSIETPNTFAHIGMVVPDTKVMQERLDSLPHIPVLKKYGDPIELGSKVAGATSLTPEALAQLGPEEKELISKVLGPTNEPLIFVADPDGNLIEIQPQEGSELTG; from the coding sequence ATGGTTCGCTTTCTTTCTACCCTTCTAATCGGAGCTCAGCTCCTCGCTCCCGCCCTGAGCCATGCTGTCCCTCACATTCAGCCCCGAGGAGCCAACGACAACATCACCTACCCTTATCCTGAGCTCGGCACTGATGAGCCAGCCGACTTTGCCACCAACGGCTATTTCATCAACCACCTCTGCATCAACGTCAGGAACCTCACCGCCAGTGTCGACTTTTACTCTAGCGTCTTTGGTCTCCGCAAGCTCTTCACTCTCCACGTCTCCAAGCACTTTAGCATCACCTACATGGGTCACCCTCACGGTGGAAAGAATGGAACTGGATACCAGACCGCTCTTGAGATGAACCGAGAGAAGAACAACGCTGAGGGCTTGATCGAGCTGGTCTACGTTGATGTTCCTGTCTACAACATCGATTCGTCCATCGAGACCCCCAACACCTTTGCGCACATCGGCATGGTCGTGCCTGACACCAAGGTGATGCAGGAACGTCTGGATTCGCTTCCTCATATTCCCGTTCTGAAGAAGTACGGTGACCCCATTGAGCTCGGCAGCAAGGTCGCTGGAGCCACCAGCCTGACTCCCGAAGCTCTCGCTCAACTTGGCcctgaggagaaggagctgaTCTCCAAGGTGCTGGGTCCCACCAACGAGCCTCTCATCTTTGTCGCCGATCCCGATGGCAACCTGATTGAGATCCAGCCCCAGGAGGGATCTGAGCTGACTGGCTAA
- a CDS encoding HET domain-containing protein — protein MASTAHINRSKIGAADLCDGCLVVLLDDSVEEFYEGKMGKNDDTPTLRHVHEEQYREPDYFYHTYYEDEEDNKDKDEDESEGDVSPDTDELFIAGVPPRRWKDELPGLPAMAEAAEAGCQLCQFLRQAILRKGVSFEGPIQVLAGYIWGASRSYVEQRDDGLVAWRCEVRDGRGEGYLLSAMDFNVETRNGEIATWLRMDGKRSPTPLDVHNVEWMKDTLGQCEEKCNHLEASTDFLPTRLIDVGTKTGDDARLMRTTDSSDQGLKYAALSYCWGLKEDAAKQTKTTRSNLSQHLQGMPLGDMVPVYAALTNEAYLAGLWENTLHYDLLWIIRIPDAGDLEKTLQRIRYQRPYIAPSWSWSSQQKRFETLRVRTYNASERSGFITQSDPPLPSHSRSEFILEKINMDSWGKNPFGRLKGGSIKVSGKVAHFPSDVLMKPCDHRGRPALGYFTNNYGTCYLDWSSEVSTVQQPGKMRLLLLLSCCAATIDWDPLIWYANPEENHKEMHSAFVERNPLCRTIWKDYVGSEDCKCCKHEDLPRNAWGIVIYPAEGPDSFYRVGCFTLLAYSGGTDLFKNVDAYIILMCLLAIPILYPYGNLTAIDSFFFGASASTESGLNTVDVKELKTYQQLYIYFIPMLTNLGFVNIIVVIVRLHWFRSHLKRLAPQLHPRRQRGGSEADPEDIPDTSTTETPDTAGKLPVAVASGNDARITSENPGQAPVVSPDSARPIARTTTISFDPSTEKHKDDTTLYIPSPRDRERGHPIVEETGRGRVDVDSDDDVISNNENQLKPVSSSTSNNGGPSLRLRRRLSDRDGLQITAARSMDRVADVAASILLLGSETKPRPRPPTPAPQKQPALNDTPFLSRQATIGRNSQFRNLTSHDLEVLGGIEYRSLKLLLKIVTAYFFGMHLFGVICLIGWIQTANPKYRDYLESIAQDKNWWAIYSAQTMVDNLGFSLTPDSMISFRDAKFPMILMSFLAFAGNTLYPVFLRLVIWIMAKVTPKHSPTQEPLAFLLNHPRRCYTLLFPSQPTWILFAIIFALNFVDVLLIIILDLHNPEVASLPLDARIPAAIFQAASARHTGTATFNLANVDPAVQLSLLIMMYIAIFPIALSIRSSNTYEEKSLGLWHDEESPNEENGKSYLVTHMKNQLGFDLWYIFLGTFCIIIAESDRVANVDEPAFSVFSILFEVTSAYGNVGLSLGYPTVSTSLSGMFGTFSKVVICLMMIRGRHRGLPYALDRAIMLPDGQVLENTLRSS, from the exons ATGGCTTCAACCGCACATATCAACCGTTCCAAGATAGGAGCTGCAGATCTTTGTGATGGGTGTTTAGTTGTGCTATTGGACGATTCCGTCGAAGAATTCTACGAGGGGAAAATGGGTAAAAATGACGATACGCCGACTCTCCGACACGTGCATGAGGAGCAGTACCGGGAGCCAGACTATTTCTATCACACCTATtacgaggacgaggaggacaacaaggacaaggatgaggatgagagcgAAGGCGATGTGTCCCCAGATACGGATGAACTTTTTATCGCAGGGGTCCCACCTAGAAGATGGAAAGATGAATTGCCTGGTCTACCTGCCATGGCTGAGGCGGCTGAAGCCGGTTGCCAGCTCTGCCAGTTTCTTCGCCAAGCCATTCTTCGAAAAGGGGTTTCCTTTGAAGGCCCTATCCAGGTGTTGGCAGGATATATATGGGGCGCTAGTCGCTCCTATGTTGAGCAAAGAGACGATGGACTTGTGGCTTGGAGATGTGAGGTTCGCGATGGCAGGGGAGAGGGATATTTGCTGTCCGCCATGGACTTTAACGTGGAAACGAGAAACG GCGAGATAGCTACGTGGCTACGCATGGATGGGAAGCGATCACCCACGCCGTTGGACGTTCATAACGTTGAATGGATGAAGGATACACTCGGTCAATGCGAGGAGAAATGCAACCACCTCGAAGCTAGTACCGATTTCCTACCAACCAGGTTGATCGATGTTGGAACCAAAACTGGGGACGATGCGCGACTAATGAGAACAACCGACTCTAGCGACCAAGGCCTGAAGTACGCTGCTTTGAGCTACTGCTGGGGCCTAAAGGAAGACGCTGCAAAACAGACCAAGACGACCAGATCCAACTTATCCCAGCATCTTCAAGGCATGCCGCTGGGGGATATGGTTCCTGTG TATGCCGCTCTTACCAACGAAGCCTACCTCGCCGGTCTCTGGGAAAACACCCTACACTACGACCTCCTTTGGATAATCAGGATCCCCGATGCTGGAGACTTGGAGAAAACTCTACAACGAATTCGATACCAGAGGCCATATATCGCTCCGTCTTGGAGTTGGTCATCACAACAGAAGCGATTTGAAACGTTGAGAGTCAGAACATACAACGCAAGTGAGAGGTCTGGCTTTATAACCCAGTCCGATCCGCCCCTTCCTTCCCACTCACGGTCTGAATTCATTTTGGAGAAAATCAATATGGATTCGTGGGGGAAGAATCCTTTTGGACGGTTGAAAGGAGGCTCCATCAAGGTTTCCGGCAAGGTGGCCCATTTTCCTTCAGACGTGCTGATGAAGCCCTGTGATCATCGGGGTCGTCCGGCACTGGGGTACTTCACAAACAATTACGGAACGTGCTACTTGGACTGGTCCTCGGAAGTCAGCACAGTTCAGCAGCCGGGGAAGAtgcgactgctgctgctgttgagctgCTGCGCTGCCACGATTGACTGGGATCCGTTGATATGGTACGCGAACCCGGAAGAGAACCACAAGGAGATGCACAGCGCTTTTGTTGAGCGCAATCCCCTGTGTCGCACAATTTGGAAAGACTACGTTGGCAGTGAAGACTGCAAGTGCTGCAAGCATGAAGACCTGCCGAGGAATGCATGGGGGATTGTCATCTATCCTGCAGAGGGGCCTGACTCTTTCTACCGAGTTGGGTGCTTCACGTTGCTTGCCTATAGTGGAGGAACGGATCTCTTCAAGAATGTCG ATGCGTACATCATCTTGATGTGTTTACTTGCCATCCCGATCCTCTACCCATACGGCAATCTCACAGCCATTgattccttcttcttcggtgCCAGCGCGTCCACAGAGTCCGGGCTAAACAC GGTCGATGTGAAGGAGCTCAAAACCTACCAGCAGCTCTACATCTACTTTATTCCCATGCTTACGAACCTCGGCTTCGTCAACATTATTGTCGTCATTGTCCGCCTGCACTGGTTCCGGAGTCATCTCAAGCGCCTTG CTCCCCAGCTCCACCCTCGCCGACAGCGCGGTGGTTCTGAAGCTGACCCTGAGGACATTCCCGATACGTCAACGACAGAAACCCCTGATACAGCTGGCAAACTTCCCGTGGCGGTGGCAAGCGGTAACGATGCCAGGATAACTAGCGAAAACCCTGGTCAAGCTCCGGTCGTAAGCCCGGACAGTGCAAGACCGATCGCGCGCACCACTACCATCAGCTTTGACCCTTCAACCGAGAAGCATAAAGACGACACCACCCTCTACATCCCATCGCCGAGGGACCGTGAACGCG GACACCCCATTGTTGAAGAGACCgggagagggagggttgATGTCGATAGCGATGATG ACGTCATCAGTAACAATG AAAACCAGCTTAAGCCAGTGTCTAGCTCAACCTCTAATAATGGGGGCCCATCTCTTCGCCTTCGCCGCCGACTGAGTGACCGCGATGGCCTACAGATAACCGCAGCTCGTTCCATGGATCGTGTCGCTGATGTTGCTGCGTCCATCTTGCTTCTTGGTTCCGAGACGAAGCCTCGACCCCGTCCTCCGACTCCCGCCCCCCAGAAGCAGCCAGCCTTGAACGACACGCCGTTCCTCTCGCGCCAGGCCACTATTGGCCGCAATTCCCAGTTCCGTAACCTAACGTCTCATGACTTGGAGGTACTGGGTGGTATTGAGTATCGCAGTTTGAAGCTCCTGCTCAAGATTGTAACAG CTTACTTCTTTGGTATGCACCTGTTTGGCGTCATATGCCTTATTGGCTGGATCCAGACGGCAAACCCCAAGTACAGGGACTATCTGGAGTCAATTGCACAGGACAAGAACTGGTG GGCCATTTATTCTGCCCAGACGATGGTGGACAACCTCGGCTTCTCACTCACGCCTGACTCGATGATATCGTTCCGCGATGCCAAATTCCCCATGATCCTGATGAGCTTCCTCGCTTTTGCTGGCAATACGCTATACCCAGTCTTCCTCCGCCTGGTCATTTggatcatggccaaggtcaCGCCCAAGCATTCTCCTACCCAGGAGCCTCTTGCGTTCCTGCTCAACCATCCTCGTAGATGCTACACCTTACTCTTCCCCAGCCAACCAACCTGGatcctcttcgccatcatTTTTGCTCTAAACTTTGTCGACGTCCTTCTCATCATTATTCTTGACCTTCACAACCCCGAAGTCGCGTCCTTGCCGCTTGACGCGCGTATTCCGGCGGCCATCTTCCAGGCCGCTTCAGCGCGTCATACCGGCACTGCCACCTTCAACTTGGCTAACGTCGACCCAGCTGTGCAGCTCAGCCTTCTGATTATGATGTATATCGCCATCTTTCCCATCGCTCTCAGCATTCGATCTTCCAACACTTATGAGGAGAAGTCACTCGGGCTCTGGCATGATGAAGAATCACCAAACGAGGAAAATGGCAAGTCGTATTTGGTGACACATATGAAGAACCAACTTGGCTTCGATCTGTGGTATATCTTCTTGGGGACCTTTTGCATAATCATTGCCGAATCGGACAGGGTTGCAAATGTTGATGAGCCG GCCTTCTCTGTCTTTTCGATTCTCTTCGAGGTGACCTCGGCATA TGGCAACGTTGGCCTGAGTCTCGGCTACCCAACTGTCAGCACTTCTCTGAGTGGCATGTTTGGAACCTTTAGCAAAGTCGTCATATGCCTGATGATGATCCGAGGACGCCACCGCGGCCTCCCCTACGCCCTTGACCGGGCCATCATGCTTCCTGATGGACAGGTCCTGGAGAACACCCTCCGATCTTCTTGA
- a CDS encoding RING-type domain-containing protein, whose product MILVPNLVARAVDDQRRNPPKVAIILAILVSILILLTPIIFGARGVRRFFSHRTMHDSPERNLCLTPEALNLMPVKKYRGTKTDVSRTGGNYSPGQPDSLQSCSICTEDFGRGVEFRPLPCGHRFHPACIDPWLLQRSLTCPLCRLNVATGLIATTRPESPAEPRRVLFLTDLWVHRRPRLRVTQELPPLQAIPSTRSMGPGTAIQPRPFRPGLPSISEVLNQMGPAR is encoded by the exons ATGATTCTAGTCCCCAATCTGGTTGCGAGGGCCGTTGATGATCAGCGCCGCAACCCACCCAAGGTCGCCATCATACTGGCCATCCTTGTGTCTATCCTGATACTGCTCACAcccatcatctttggcgccAGAGGCGTCAGGCGCTTCTTTTCCCATCGAACTATGCACGACTCCCCTGAAAGGAATCTGTGTCTCACCCCAGAGGCACTTAACTTGATGCCAGTGAAGAAGTATCGTGGCACCAAAACTGATGTTTCAAGGACTGGTGGGAACTACTCCCCGGGGCAGCCTGACAGTCTGCAGAGCTGCTCTATCTGCACCGAGGACTTTGGAAGGGGTGTAGAGTTCCGCCCCTTGCCCTGTGGCCATAGATTCCATCCTGCCTGTATTGATCCATGGCTATTGCAGCGCTCTTTGACCTGCCCTCTCTG TCGCCTCAACGTTGCAACCGGTCTCATCGCCACCACCCGTCCCGAATCACCCGCTGAGCCACGCCgagtcctcttcctcactgACCTGTGGGTGCACCGACGCCCGAGACTAAGA GTTACCCAAGAGCTGCCTCCCCTCCAGGCCATCCCGAGCACCCGATCCATGGGGCCAGGCACCGCGATCCAGCCACGACCCTTTCGACCAGGGCTGCCATCGATTTCGGAGGTTTTGAATCAGATGGGACCTGCGAGGTAG
- a CDS encoding Glycerol 2-dehydrogenase: protein MTSNTTTFTLNNGVKIPGLGFGTFANEGAKGETYKAVTCALKCGYRHLDCAWFYLNEAEVGQAVRDFLSENPSIKREDLFITTKVWNHLHEPEDVKWSMQNSLSNFGLDYVDLFLVHWPIAAEKDADNKPKIGPDGKYVIKKDLTENPEPTWRAMEELLASGKTRAIGVSNWTIPGLKKLLGFAKVKPAVNQVEIHPFLPNTELVKFCQDNGILPQAYSPLGSQDQVPTTGEKVRTNKTLNEVADRSGHTLAQVLLAWGLRRGYSVLPKSSTPSRIESNFQVPTLSDADFEAVEGVAKGRHTRFVNMKDTFGYDVWPEESPEKGTSVV, encoded by the coding sequence ATGACCTCCAACACCACCACATTCACCCTCAACAACGGTGTCAAGATCCCAGGCCTGGGATTTGGCACCTTTGCCAATGAGGGCGCAAAGGGTGAGACCTACAAGGCCGTCACCTGCGCCCTCAAGTGCGGATACAGGCACCTCGACTGCGCCTGGTTCTACCTCAATGAGGCAGAGGTCGGCCAGGCTGTGAGGGATTTCCTCAGTGAGAACCCCTCTATCAAGCGAGAGGAtctcttcatcaccaccaaggtcTGGAACCACCTCCACGAGCCCGAGGATGTGAAGTGGTCGATGCAAAACTCGCTGTCCAACTTTGGCCTCGACTATGTCGACCTCTTCCTGGTTCACTGGCCCATCGCCGCTGAGAAGGACGCCGACAACAAGCCCAAGATTGGTCCCGACGGCAAGTacgtcatcaagaaggaccTCACAGAGAACCCTGAGCCTACATGGCGCgccatggaggagctgctggccagCGGAAAGACTCGCGCCATTGGCGTTTCCAACTGGACCATCCCCGgtctgaagaagctgctgggctttgccaaggtcaagcctgCTGTCAACCAGGTTGAGATTCACCCCTTCCTTCCCAACACCGAACTTGTCAAGTTCTGCCAAGACAATGGCATCCTGCCCCAGGCCTACTCGCCTCTTGGCTCCCAGGACCAAGTCCCCACCACAGGCGAAAAGGTCCGCACCAACAAGACCCTCAACGAAGTCGCCGACCGCAGCGGACACACCCTGGCTCAGGTTCTTCTCGCCTGGGGTCTCCGCCGAGGCTACTCTGTGCTGCCCAAGAGCTCAACTCCCTCGCGCATCGAGAGCAACTTCCAGGTTCCCACCCTCTCTgacgccgactttgaggctgtcgagggcGTTGCCAAGGGCCGTCACACTCGCTTCGTCAACATGAAGGATACTTTCGGCTACGATGTCTGGCCTGAGGAGAGCCCCGAGAAGGGTACTTCTGTTGTTTAA
- a CDS encoding HpcH-HpaI domain-containing protein: protein MSNQGYLDQPDLHVRAPWRSALLTFPGNLKGALKAAHEDPSKTMFGVGQGIPSPFVTKVIASTRPDFIWLDVEHGMYDRLALHDCIHAVQHHSEGKTMAIVRVPKHDEVSLTTALDAGASGIVIPCCESAEEVEKIIKTIYYPPVGRRSFSPWVFTPGISDTSLYEEDSFNMKTANRHIAVIAQIESVKGVKNAREIAAVEGVSAMLFGPGDFSADAGIPLKLGGEPHPTLATAMGEWAAAGRENGIPLVGAAMGPGMVPSLIEQGFRAIVVSMDVWGLANMIHGQVEQGRKDAQELGKPSAKEQSNGVDGEGK, encoded by the exons ATGTCTAACCAAGGATACCTCGATCAGCCTGACCTGCATGTCCGGGCACCATGGCGTTCAGCACTCTTGACCTTCCCCGGTAACCTCAAGGGAGCTCTGAAAGCAGCACACGAGGATCCCTCAAAGACTATGTTTGGTGTTGGACAAGGTATCCCAAGCCCTTTTGTGACAAAG GTGATTGCCTCCACAAGGCCCGACTTTATCTGGCTTGATGTCGAGCACGGCATGTATGACCGACTTGCCCTTCACGA TTGCATCCATGCAGTCCAACATCACTCAGAGGGAAAGACCATGGCCATTGTCCGAGTGCCCAAGCACGACGAGGTCAGTCTGACGACGGCTCTCGATGCAGGTGCATCGGGTATTGTGATACCTTGCTGCGAGAGTGCAGAAGAAGTCGAAAAGATCATCAAAACTATCTATTACC CACCCGTTGGTCGGCGCTCTTTCAGCCCTTGGGTGTTTACTCCCGGCATCTCCGATACCTCGCTATACGAGGAGGATTCGTTCAATATGAAGACTGCGAACCGCCACATTGCCGTGATTGCACAGATTGAAAGCGTGAAGGGTGTCAAGAACGCCCGTGAGATCGCTGCTGTCGAAGGCGTATCAGCCATGCTGTTTGGACCTGGCGATTTCTCAGCAGACGCCGGTATCCCACTGAAGCTAGGCGGCGAGCCTCATCCTACGCTGGCTACTGCTATGGGGGAGTGGGCAGCTGCTGGACGCGAGAATGGCATACCTCTTGTTGG TGCTGCGATGGGCCCTGGCATGGTGCCGAGCTTGATAGAGCAGGGGTTCCGAGCTATTGTTGTATCAATGGATGTTTGGGGTCTCGCCAACATGATCCACGGCCAGGTTGAACAGGGGAGAAAGGACGCTCAAGAGTTAGGCAAGCCGTCTGCGAAGGAGCAAAGCAACGGGGTTGACGGTGAGGGCAAATAG
- a CDS encoding DAO domain-containing protein: protein MSQLTITTSIIGLAIASQLSRHHEITVIARDLPGDEPSIKWASPWAGANFVAGGCSSARERRMQMDAFTELWRLAIRHPESGVKRLPMEEFYDNERSDDDLWFKDFIPGFSFLPKDGLPEGVRGGITYMTIVLNPLIFMPWLKRNLESSGVKFRRMDLDSLSDADHLGHDVLINATGEGPKYLSDIKDQNMHLLRGQTMIIKSDYKKSFMRDDGKTYTYVIPRLDGTVILGGIRDPDVENTEVDTEIDKDIVTRVNRSLPEHFSADLADYEIVGHNVGIRPYRCSGMRIEKETKNGQNIVHAYGITGGGFIYSFGVGREVVKLVDEFLFPDGKARI, encoded by the exons ATGTCTCAGCTGACTATAACCACCAGCATCATCGGCCTGGCCATAGCATCGCAGCTCTCTCGGCACCACGAGATCACCGTCATCGCAAGAGACCTTCCTGGAGATGAGCCTTCTATCAAGTGGGCTAGTCCTTGGGCCGGGGCCAACTTTGTCGCTGGTGGCTGCTCCTCAGCTCGTGAGAGGAGGATGCAGATGGATGCTTTTACCGAGCTATGGAGACTAGCTATTAGACACCCTGAATCCGGTGTCAAACGACTGCCAATGGAGGAGTTCTATGACAACGAGAGGAGCGATGATGATCTCTGGTTCAAGGACTTCATTCCAGGA TTTAGCTTCCTCCCCAAAGATGGGCTACCAGAAGGAGTCAGAGGCGGAATAACCT ATATGACTATTGTACTTAACCCGCTTATCTTCATGCCCTGGCTGAAGCGAAACCTCGAGAGCTCGGGCGTCAAGTTCAGGCGCATGGACCTGGACTCCCTGTCTGACGCTGatcaccttggccatgatgttcTCATTAATGCTACTGGTGAGGGACCAAAGTATCTGAGCGATATCAAGGATCAGAACATGCATCTTCTCCGTGGTCAAACAATGATCATCAAGAGCGACTACAAGAAGTCTTTTATGCGGGATGACGGCAAGACCTACACCTACGTTATCCCCCGTCTAGATGGAACGGTAATTCTTGGGGGAATACGAGACCCAGATGTTGA GAACACCGAGGTGGATACTGAGATTGACAAAGAT ATTGTCACAAGAGTCAACCGAAGCCTTCCAGAACACTTCTCCGCCGACCTCGCCGACTACGAAATCGTGGGCCACAATGTGGGCATTCGGCCATACAGGTGTTCTGGCATGCGTATCGAAAAGGAGACAAAGAACGGTCAAAACATTGTCCATGCCTACG GTATTACTGGAGGGGGCTTCATTTACAGCTTTGGGGTTGGGCGGGAGGTTGTGAAGTTGGTGGATGAGTTTCTGTTCCCCGATGGAAAAGCGAGAATTTGA
- a CDS encoding Epimerase domain-containing protein, which produces MSTISLAAAVAGALDNAAVVSGRAILLGDENWTMAEYWGMFFKAAGGSNAKIEASDEDHPLLPRSSMFAEQETVVYKPDAADVALLGGHRRGDVESTNREIVREYTS; this is translated from the coding sequence ATGTCGACCATTTCCTTGGCAGCGGCTGTCGCTGGAGCGTTGGATAATGCGGCAGTCGTGAGCGGGCGGGCGATACTATTGGGAGACGAGAACTGGACGATGGCCGAGTATTGGGGGATGTTCTTCAAGGCGGCGGGGGGGAGCAATGCCAAGATTGAGGCTTCGGATGAGGATCACCCTCTACTGCCACGTTCTTCCATGTTTGCTGAGCAGGAGACAGTCGTGTATAAGCCTGATGCAGCCGATGTCGCTTTGCTGGGGGGGCATCGCCGAGGCGATGTTGAAAGCACCAATAGGGAGATTGTACGCGAGTATACTTCATGA
- a CDS encoding Zn(2)-C6 fungal-type domain-containing protein, translating to MSESNPLPRRPKFRRAYGPKTRTGCITWCATFVGGYSKIRHVKCDEEKPICRRCRDSGVKCDGYAPPPPPKKPVRRRDVCVPESKQVIIFQPPSAPGAPIERYYLDHFHHWTSKQLTSSTDMSNFWMTFVLPLAHNCEPVRYAVSAVGAAHRFFMAGQDTRSPLQQLRGLAMQEYNKAISHIVPHMSMDSAFNIHCTLVCCILFIAFEGITGRYTESVRHLRAGNRLLALPALASDTQGRHVTRKLTQMFATLGVEASIFLEDNILPATDPPYRAVNASEAPAATPFRDLEDANYELRKLDVEAVETMAEEPWECSSSDQSPDSEKITYDEETWKELDKKFYHWNARFELTKSMLQEKQPLMINATQLAILTVAQEFWKMSMTWGPNSPPPIEAMSSFLDASEALAQLVVVPGHPTFSLDGDLISGLSFVISFSEDEQLRTRALDMLRSLNRREGIWDSKEVLEMHEVALSLEDAKEWYEKEVPGGVPGFMVEVARRSNKLNLTNNILITAGHYKKEDSPSDGSC from the exons ATGAGCGAATCGAATCCTTTGCCCCGGAGGCCCAAGTTCAGGCGGGCGTATGGCCCCAAAACCCGGACTGGATGCATTACCTGGTGC GCGACATTTGTTGGTGGTTATAGCAA GATCAGACACGTGAAATGTGACGAGGAAAAGCCCATATGTCGACGATGTCGCGACAGCGGTGTCAAGTGCGACGGCTATGCTCCCCCTCCAcctcccaagaagccagTTCGACGACGCGATGTTTGTGTACCAGAGTCAAAGCAAGTCATCATCTTCCAACCCCCGTCAGCACCCGGTGCCCCCATCGAGAGATACTATCTCGACCACTTCCACCACTGGACCTCCAAGCAACTGACCAGCTCAACCGACATGTCCAACTTTTGGATGACCTTTGTATTGCCTCTGGCCCACAATTGCGAACCAGTGAGATATGCAGTCTCTGCTGTCGGTGCTGCTCATCGGTTCTTTATGGCTGGTCAGGATACTCGATCTCCACTGCAGCAGTTGCGAGGCTTAGCGATGCAAGAGTacaacaaggccatctcgCATATCGTACCCCACATGTCTATGGACTCGGCATTCAACATTCACTGTACCTTGGTCTGCTGCATCTTGTTCATCGCCtttgagggcatcacagGGAGATATACTGAGTCCGTTCGACATCTTCGGGCCGGTAATCGTCTACTGGCCCTGCCGGCCCTTGCCTCGGACACACAAGGACGACATGTCACCAGAAAACTGACTCAAATGTTTGCCACCCTGGGAGTCGAGGCATCCATATTTCTAGAGGATAACATCCTCCCCGCTACAGACCCTCCCTACCGCGCCGTCAACGCATCCGAAGCCCCCGCTGCAACACCATTTCGAGACCTGGAAGATGCAAACTACGAGCTACGGAAGCTGGACGTTGAGGCAGTGGAGACCATGGCTGAGGAGCCTTGGGAGTGCAGTTCAAGCGACCAAAGCCCAGATTCTGAGAAGATTACGTATGATGAGGAGACCTGGAAAGAGCTGGATAAAAAGTTTTACCACTGGAACGCTCGATTCGAGCTGACAAAGTCAATGCTCCAAGAGAAACAGCCTCTGATGATAAACGCCACACAACTCGCCATCCTCACGGTGGCGCAGGAATTCTGGAAGATGAGCATGACTTGGGGGCCCAACTCTCCGCCGCCCATCGAGGCAATGTCGTCTTTTCTCGACGCTTCAGAAGCTCTGGCGCAGTTGGTCGTCGTCCCTGGACATCCAACATTTTCCCTCGACGGCGACCTCATATCGGGCCTCTCGTTTGTGATATCTTTTAGTGAGGATGAGCAGCTTCGGACTCGTGCGCTCGATATGCTCAGGTCTCTCAATAGACGTGAAGGTATCTGGGATAGCAAGGAGGTTTTGGAGATGCACGAGGTAGCGCTATCACTTGAGGATGCCAAGGAGTGGTATGAAAAGGAGGTTCCGGGTGGGGTGCCGGGGTTTATGGTGGAGGTGGCGAGGAGGTCAAACAAGCTCAACCTGACgaacaacatcctcatcacaGCTGGGCATTATAAAAAGGAGGACAGCCCATCAGATGGATCTTGCTAG